The proteins below come from a single Triticum aestivum cultivar Chinese Spring chromosome 5D, IWGSC CS RefSeq v2.1, whole genome shotgun sequence genomic window:
- the LOC123122042 gene encoding E3 ubiquitin-protein ligase RNF4 isoform X1 — protein sequence MSTANGTRRASRRQSQDADKVVVNLVSTPPAAGSRRGVSTSNAGARTSPIDVEALEDEVQVVSASQVPPQRRNRRPRRQPVTVVDLDVHATRQGVSHDDNATVLSPNTRNKRPRVAPVIDISPETGEGSSLQSKNAGKTSKEHLNVAPKEPIFTCPVCWNKLDEPATTMCGHIFCTNCIKQAIQFQKKCPTCRKHLKMNNFHRIYLPNTSR from the exons ATGAGTACTGCCAACGGCACACGGCGTGCCTCAAGAAGGCAATCACAAGATGCTGATAAGGTCGTCGTGAACTTGGTCTCAACCCCCCCAGCGGCGGGCAGCCGTCGTGGAGTATCGACCTCTAACGCTGGCGCGCGCACCTCACCCATTGACGTGGAAGCCCTCGAGGATGAAGTGCAGGTCGTATCAGCTTCACAAGTGCCTCCTCAG AGGAGGAACCGGAGACCTAGGAGGCAGCCTGTGACAGTAGTTGATCTCGATGTACATGCTACCCGGCAAG GAGTTTCTCATGATGATAATGCAACAGTGCTTTCTCCTAACACAAGGAACAAACGCCCAAGAGTTGCTCCTGTAATAGACATCTCTCCAGAAACAGGAGAAGGGTCCAGCTTACAG TCAAAAAATGCGGGGAAAACTAGCAAAGAGCATCTGAAtgtggctccaaaggaacccatcTTCACCTGCCCGGTGTGTTGGAACAAGTTGGATGAGCCAGCCACAACAATGTGCGGCCACATCTTCTGCACAAACTGCATAAAGCAAGCCATCCAGTTCCAGAAGAAATGTCCTACCTGCCGGAAGCACCTGAAGATGAACAATTTCCATCGCATTTACCTTCCTAACACCTCCCGTTAA
- the LOC123122040 gene encoding uncharacterized protein, whose amino-acid sequence MAAAPRDRRRRGRAPGAASAAAAAEDDGEEHHLNPFLSDAAPTSSRVQFRNVASRARWVEEAGAAEVLDSKGKLWLTTGVTRGGKLYYNVEEIGFLAERGALIFLDDEGGTIGMEEIYGKIAGGKYGCSWDAFQAYKHLKLLGYIIGRYAVPWTMKNNPTCETTDSLERMPDTDQSFNRADGVHNGITKLLKEMHIDGLHPSFEVYLPNSKFRKSSPGAPCFLLSMLRDKPPSRDELETIESKCDGIPLKFCQVDNGRVSFLSFDKVRLPSLP is encoded by the exons ATGGCGGCTGCGCCGCGAGACCGGCGGCGAAGGGGCCGCGCTCCCGGGGCTgcctctgccgccgctgccgcggaggacgacggggaggaGCACCACCTCAACCCCTTCCTCTCGGACGCGGCGCCGACGTCCTCGAGAGTCCAGTTCAG GAACGTGGCGTCGcgggcgcggtgggtggaggaggccggcgcggCGGAGGTGTTGGACAGCAAGGGGAAGCTCTGGCTGACCACCGGCGTCACACGAGGCGGCAAGCTGTACTACAATGTCGAGGAGATCGG GTTTTTGGCAGAAAGAGGGGCATTGATTTTTCTCGATGATGAGGGTGGGACAATAGGAATGGAAGAAATCTATGGAAAGATTGCAGGAGGAAAATACGGGTGCTCCTGGGATGCCTTCCAGGCTTACAAACACTTGAAGTTGCTTGGCTACATTATTGGACGCTATGCTGTCCCCTGGACAATGAAGAATAACCCTACTTGTGAAACCACTGATTCCCTGGAGCGTATGCCTGACACTGACCAGAGCTTCAATAGAGCCGACGGTGTCCACAACGGCATCACGAAATTACTCAAAGAAATGCACATAGATGGGTTACATCCATCCTTCGAAGTGTATCTACCAAATAGCAAATTCAGAAAGTCATCCCCTGGAGCCCCTTGTTTCCTCCTATCTATGCTAAG AGACAAACCACCATCAAGGGATGAACTGGAAACTATCGAAAGCAAGTGTGACGGCATTCCTCTTAAATTTTGTCAAGTTGATAATGGACGCGTCAGCTTTCTCTCCTTCGACAAAGTTCGACTTCCTAGTTTGCCCTGA
- the LOC123122042 gene encoding E3 ubiquitin-protein ligase RNF4 isoform X2 — MSTANGTRRASRRQSQDADKVVVNLVSTPPAAGSRRGVSTSNAGARTSPIDVEALEDEVQVVSASQVPPQRRNRRPRRQPVTVVDLDVHATRQVLSPNTRNKRPRVAPVIDISPETGEGSSLQSKNAGKTSKEHLNVAPKEPIFTCPVCWNKLDEPATTMCGHIFCTNCIKQAIQFQKKCPTCRKHLKMNNFHRIYLPNTSR, encoded by the exons ATGAGTACTGCCAACGGCACACGGCGTGCCTCAAGAAGGCAATCACAAGATGCTGATAAGGTCGTCGTGAACTTGGTCTCAACCCCCCCAGCGGCGGGCAGCCGTCGTGGAGTATCGACCTCTAACGCTGGCGCGCGCACCTCACCCATTGACGTGGAAGCCCTCGAGGATGAAGTGCAGGTCGTATCAGCTTCACAAGTGCCTCCTCAG AGGAGGAACCGGAGACCTAGGAGGCAGCCTGTGACAGTAGTTGATCTCGATGTACATGCTACCCGGCAAG TGCTTTCTCCTAACACAAGGAACAAACGCCCAAGAGTTGCTCCTGTAATAGACATCTCTCCAGAAACAGGAGAAGGGTCCAGCTTACAG TCAAAAAATGCGGGGAAAACTAGCAAAGAGCATCTGAAtgtggctccaaaggaacccatcTTCACCTGCCCGGTGTGTTGGAACAAGTTGGATGAGCCAGCCACAACAATGTGCGGCCACATCTTCTGCACAAACTGCATAAAGCAAGCCATCCAGTTCCAGAAGAAATGTCCTACCTGCCGGAAGCACCTGAAGATGAACAATTTCCATCGCATTTACCTTCCTAACACCTCCCGTTAA